From Methylopila sp. M107, a single genomic window includes:
- a CDS encoding nuclear transport factor 2 family protein: protein MSDHAETIRKLYAAFVADDRTTAESLIAPGFTFTSPHDDALDRDAYFQTCWPNGGKIEDISVETVLVEGDTAYATYKATAPGGRTFRNVEVFTFDGRLVATVDVYFGAERVNGAFAAKPRS from the coding sequence ATGTCCGACCACGCCGAGACCATCCGGAAACTCTACGCCGCCTTCGTCGCCGACGACCGGACGACGGCCGAGAGCCTGATCGCGCCGGGCTTCACCTTCACGAGCCCTCACGACGACGCGCTCGACCGCGACGCCTATTTTCAAACCTGCTGGCCGAACGGCGGCAAGATCGAGGACATCTCGGTCGAGACCGTGCTGGTCGAGGGCGACACGGCTTATGCGACCTATAAGGCGACCGCGCCGGGCGGGCGCACGTTCCGCAACGTCGAGGTGTTCACGTTCGACGGGCGGCTGGTCGCGACGGTCGACGTCTATTTCGGCGCCGAGCGGGTGAACGGGGCGTTCGCGGCGAAACCGCGAAGCTGA
- a CDS encoding DsbA family protein has product MTRFPFALGFAALLLAAPPAMAQNDLSREMIVSDPAAPVAGDPKGDVTIVAYLDYNCGFCKKSAPALEKLLKTDRKVKLVYKEWPILSETSVVGAKLALAAKYQGKYEVAHRALMGLVGAKVPTDKMTAALTSAGIDMARLTADATAHNAEITAAIKRNDAQARGMQFRGTPVYLIGPLLVAAPLDYDGFKDAVAQARKRNGGG; this is encoded by the coding sequence ATGACGCGTTTTCCGTTCGCGCTCGGCTTTGCGGCGCTGCTGCTGGCCGCGCCCCCGGCCATGGCCCAGAACGACCTCAGCCGCGAGATGATCGTGAGCGACCCGGCGGCGCCTGTCGCCGGCGACCCGAAGGGCGACGTCACGATCGTGGCCTATCTCGACTACAATTGCGGCTTCTGCAAAAAATCAGCCCCCGCGCTCGAGAAGCTGCTCAAGACCGATCGCAAGGTGAAGCTGGTCTACAAGGAGTGGCCGATCCTGTCGGAGACCTCCGTGGTCGGCGCCAAGCTCGCGCTCGCGGCGAAGTACCAGGGCAAGTACGAGGTCGCGCATCGCGCGCTGATGGGGCTCGTCGGGGCCAAAGTCCCGACCGACAAGATGACGGCGGCGCTGACCTCGGCCGGGATAGACATGGCGCGGCTCACCGCCGACGCGACCGCCCACAACGCCGAGATCACCGCCGCCATAAAGCGCAACGACGCTCAGGCGCGCGGCATGCAGTTCCGCGGCACGCCGGTCTATCTGATCGGCCCGCTGCTGGTCGCGGCGCCGCTCGACTATGACGGCTTCAAGGACGCGGTCGCGCAGGCGCGCAAGCGGAATGGAGGAGGGTAA